From one Melioribacteraceae bacterium genomic stretch:
- a CDS encoding DUF4373 domain-containing protein: MKKNISFYSHYVNSHNHWKFKLLRSKYGWSGEGKFWALNNMIADSDNCLLNLNRKNIKATVANDLDFNLKELDEFVKFLFEECELIKNLDGNIYTENVREDYTRVMKEREAARIRKLKSSPELSTSSLKLFKSS, translated from the coding sequence ATGAAAAAAAATATAAGCTTCTATTCGCATTATGTTAATTCCCATAATCATTGGAAGTTCAAACTGCTTCGCTCCAAATACGGTTGGTCCGGAGAAGGAAAATTCTGGGCTTTAAATAATATGATTGCTGATTCGGATAATTGCCTGCTTAATCTAAATCGAAAAAATATTAAAGCTACAGTTGCGAACGATCTTGATTTCAATCTCAAAGAGTTAGATGAGTTTGTAAAATTTCTTTTTGAGGAATGTGAACTTATTAAAAATCTTGATGGGAATATCTACACAGAAAATGTTCGCGAAGATTATACAAGGGTTATGAAAGAAAGAGAAGCTGCCAGAATTCGAAAACTTAAGAGTTCGCCCGAACTTTCCACGAGTTCGCTAAAACTTTTCAAAAGTTCGTGA
- a CDS encoding type II toxin-antitoxin system RelE/ParE family toxin: MNILIDKTFAKDISRIKDKKVLQNIKHLISILESSESLSEIPNTKKIKGYKEFFRIRVGEYRLGIEKYGDETLCLIRLLHRKDIYKYFPQK; the protein is encoded by the coding sequence ATGAATATTTTAATTGATAAAACTTTTGCAAAAGATATAAGCCGGATAAAAGATAAAAAAGTTCTACAAAATATTAAGCATCTCATTTCCATTTTAGAATCTTCTGAATCACTTTCAGAAATCCCTAATACAAAAAAGATCAAAGGTTATAAAGAATTTTTCAGGATAAGAGTTGGTGAGTATAGACTTGGTATTGAAAAATATGGCGACGAAACATTATGCTTAATCCGCCTTTTACACCGAAAAGATATTTATAAATATTTTCCGCAAAAATAA
- a CDS encoding helix-turn-helix domain-containing protein: MEYLNFNDAASYLEITRKYLENYVKAGREIPFKKRGRSNTILIEDLDKWKNQKIFSTVLLDRDDYIECLEFAIRSFYQYRSTSDFGTSQQRDAGKFITNFVIGKLGETALKKFLFREFQIEIKLDFELRDEVVGQDITEIIITRNGRRLANPPKQRVSIKTSKIKNVWLVVSANEVDDINRSSDIYVFTRVDLFLNHFIRILKQHDSLKNLTSIIPDFSIMEAQICGYATREQLLSDGIVNILPISNTQIQPSYIKAVGELAKTREEWNVFINNLI; encoded by the coding sequence TTGGAATACCTTAATTTTAACGATGCAGCAAGTTATTTAGAAATTACAAGAAAGTATCTAGAAAACTATGTCAAAGCTGGCCGGGAAATTCCGTTTAAAAAGCGGGGAAGATCAAACACAATTTTGATTGAGGATTTGGACAAATGGAAAAATCAGAAAATATTCTCAACTGTATTATTAGACCGAGATGATTATATCGAGTGTTTGGAATTCGCAATTAGAAGTTTTTATCAATATCGTTCGACTTCAGACTTTGGTACTTCACAGCAAAGAGATGCAGGCAAATTTATTACAAATTTCGTTATAGGTAAGCTAGGAGAAACAGCATTAAAAAAATTTTTATTCAGAGAATTTCAAATAGAAATAAAACTAGATTTCGAACTCAGAGATGAAGTCGTTGGACAGGATATAACAGAAATAATTATAACAAGAAATGGAAGACGATTAGCAAATCCACCTAAGCAAAGAGTATCAATAAAAACAAGTAAAATAAAAAATGTGTGGTTGGTTGTTTCTGCCAATGAAGTTGATGATATAAATCGAAGTTCAGACATATATGTATTTACGCGAGTAGATTTATTTTTAAACCATTTTATTCGAATACTCAAACAACATGATTCACTGAAAAATTTGACATCAATCATACCCGATTTTTCTATAATGGAAGCTCAAATATGTGGCTATGCGACAAGAGAACAATTATTAAGCGATGGTATTGTAAATATTCTTCCAATCTCAAATACGCAAATCCAACCAAGTTATATTAAGGCTGTGGGAGAGCTTGCAAAGACGAGAGAAGAGTGGAATGTTTTTATTAATAATTTAATATAG
- a CDS encoding GxxExxY protein codes for MEKLENKISYDIRGAIFNVYKNLGPGLLESVYESALAYELLKTGRKVKTQVGLPVKYEDQTMELGFRLDLLVDDLVIVEIKSVEALAPVHHKQLLTYLKLTDLKLGLLVNFNTDDIKKEIIRIVNNL; via the coding sequence ATGGAAAAATTAGAAAACAAAATATCCTACGACATCCGCGGAGCAATATTCAATGTTTACAAAAATCTTGGTCCCGGTTTACTCGAATCAGTCTATGAATCCGCTCTCGCATACGAACTACTAAAGACCGGCAGAAAAGTAAAAACTCAAGTGGGGCTACCCGTAAAATACGAAGACCAAACAATGGAACTCGGCTTTAGATTAGATTTATTGGTTGATGATTTGGTAATCGTAGAAATAAAATCTGTAGAAGCACTAGCACCTGTCCATCACAAACAGCTACTTACATATCTCAAGCTCACCGACTTAAAGTTAGGTTTATTAGTCAACTTCAACACAGACGACATCAAAAAAGAAATAATAAGAATCGTAAATAATTTATAA
- a CDS encoding capsule assembly Wzi family protein produces the protein MNNIKTLIHVILFNILILTTYSQTIYEPIEADIHEYLDRMNIKGIVHIDTEVKPFTRIYIAEKLFELSNNRSTLNKVEIEELNWFISEYFYEFQKVSTTSPTLPLSLSPVPPLSHSQTPRWRVFSYTDSLFQLQISPILGVGYKTVGNENGRFQFWGIRTFGTYGDNFGAYIHFTDNGEYNGIHKVDNFLSPDKGRKTIGAQVTNGIEFSDVRGSISYDWGWGNISLNKDYFSWGNGYYGNTILSAKAPSYTHLRFTLKPVDWFRFYYTHGWLTSNVIDSLRSQFNYGIYESDAEFFIPKYYAANLFVFEPVESLELMIGNSAVYSGDNIRPEFLLPFMFFKYLDRDLGKGSVEDANGQLHFGVNYKPVDQLFLYGNILFDVIEINKTLEAENPNNWFGFTLGTKGVNLIADNLDITLEYTRINPWVYEHKKSTTTYKHLDYSLGHWIGQNADLLRVQLDYKFMRPLKFSVYYQRFRKGGLKDISEGYGGGEAEEFLYGPLRKENTVGLDIKYYPFHEVYLNANYKYTNISDEDPLRTPDFQLGSNHNFSISLSYGFR, from the coding sequence ATGAATAATATCAAAACCTTAATACATGTGATACTTTTCAACATACTTATTTTAACAACATACTCCCAAACAATCTACGAACCAATCGAAGCCGATATCCATGAATATTTGGATCGAATGAACATAAAAGGTATCGTGCACATTGATACCGAAGTCAAACCATTCACTAGAATTTATATCGCGGAGAAATTGTTCGAACTATCTAACAATCGCTCCACACTAAATAAAGTCGAAATAGAGGAGTTGAATTGGTTCATATCGGAATATTTTTACGAATTCCAAAAAGTTTCCACCACTTCTCCCACTCTCCCCCTCTCCCTCTCTCCCGTTCCACCTCTCTCCCATTCTCAAACCCCTCGCTGGCGTGTATTCTCCTACACTGACTCACTTTTCCAATTACAGATTTCACCCATTCTTGGTGTGGGATATAAAACTGTAGGTAACGAAAACGGACGTTTCCAGTTTTGGGGTATTCGCACATTCGGTACCTATGGCGATAATTTTGGCGCTTATATTCATTTTACGGATAATGGGGAGTATAACGGCATTCATAAAGTAGATAATTTTCTTAGTCCCGATAAAGGAAGAAAAACTATTGGCGCCCAAGTAACTAATGGAATCGAATTCAGCGATGTGCGAGGAAGCATTTCATATGATTGGGGATGGGGAAATATTTCACTCAATAAAGACTATTTCTCTTGGGGTAACGGCTACTATGGTAACACAATTCTTTCCGCTAAAGCGCCGTCATATACGCATCTTAGATTTACGCTCAAGCCTGTCGATTGGTTCAGGTTTTATTATACTCATGGCTGGCTTACTTCAAATGTAATAGATTCACTTAGATCACAATTTAATTACGGAATCTATGAAAGTGATGCGGAATTTTTTATTCCAAAATATTATGCAGCAAATCTTTTTGTTTTTGAACCCGTCGAATCTCTTGAACTAATGATCGGTAATTCTGCAGTTTACAGCGGTGATAATATTCGCCCGGAATTCTTGCTTCCTTTTATGTTCTTTAAATATCTGGATAGGGATTTGGGTAAGGGGAGTGTTGAGGATGCTAACGGACAGCTGCATTTTGGAGTGAATTATAAACCGGTTGACCAACTTTTTCTTTACGGCAATATTCTATTTGATGTTATTGAGATTAATAAAACTCTAGAAGCGGAAAATCCTAATAACTGGTTTGGTTTTACTCTTGGTACAAAAGGAGTTAATCTAATCGCAGATAACCTTGATATTACATTAGAATATACTAGAATAAATCCTTGGGTATATGAACATAAGAAATCAACTACTACTTATAAACATCTTGATTATTCGCTCGGTCATTGGATAGGACAAAACGCCGATCTTCTTCGAGTACAACTAGACTATAAATTTATGCGTCCGTTAAAATTCTCGGTTTACTATCAACGCTTCAGAAAGGGCGGACTTAAAGATATTTCTGAAGGCTACGGTGGTGGAGAGGCTGAGGAATTTTTATATGGTCCGCTCAGGAAAGAAAATACAGTTGGACTAGATATTAAATATTATCCGTTTCATGAAGTGTATCTAAATGCCAACTATAAATACACAAATATCAGTGATGAAGATCCTCTGAGAACCCCTGATTTCCAACTTGGCTCTAATCATAATTTCTCAATTTCATTGTCATATGGTTTTAGATAA
- a CDS encoding helix-turn-helix domain-containing protein yields MAATKAQKQKFISLRAEGNSFDEIAKKINISKPTLIKWNKEFHEEIIELHKIMDEKFIEEEKLKRKIRAKYLRNELEKAYEALEKTNYDKLSKKEIIHLIDKLESKFTELSKIDDPADDDKEWKVTIDYGTLGDKKGEPK; encoded by the coding sequence ATGGCAGCTACAAAGGCGCAAAAGCAGAAATTTATTTCATTAAGAGCAGAAGGCAATTCTTTTGATGAAATTGCTAAGAAAATAAATATCAGCAAACCGACTCTAATAAAATGGAATAAGGAGTTTCATGAAGAGATTATAGAACTACATAAAATAATGGACGAGAAGTTTATTGAAGAAGAAAAATTAAAAAGAAAAATACGTGCAAAATATTTAAGAAATGAGCTTGAGAAAGCTTATGAAGCTTTGGAAAAAACGAACTATGATAAATTGAGCAAAAAAGAAATAATTCACTTAATTGATAAATTGGAGAGTAAATTCACTGAGCTTTCTAAAATTGATGATCCTGCAGATGATGATAAAGAATGGAAAGTTACGATTGACTATGGGACGCTTGGTGATAAAAAAGGGGAACCAAAATAA
- a CDS encoding tyrosine-type recombinase/integrase, with amino-acid sequence MARIFPRGKILWIQYSVNGERFRESLGLQDSRENRKIARKILKQKEAEILTGIHPIIKKVHRKYLSNSFEEFLSTKRNRSERTIEMYNYVHDKFLNFAGDIELHKVDEDLVDEFEKFIKFKKVKKKNEEGKVVEEVREKSKNTIEIIFRHLRIIFEYYKKQRYVTTNPFPIKDKTPKRINVIPDYELDEILTKLRVHDRDQYKAIKLLVMTGLRAGELIRLKHEDFDLKRKILYVTNTKGRRVDKIPLHPELELFYEINYSKAERSGKVVPYQRIDSLKFFRRFLEREGYPHYSIHELRKTFLTRLANDGVDIYYVQKIARHKDIKTTERYYLNVDLKRMGEEISRVIKGTEKDTTKRNRLKLVKKRK; translated from the coding sequence ATGGCACGTATATTCCCAAGAGGAAAAATACTTTGGATTCAATATTCGGTTAACGGGGAAAGATTTCGGGAATCTTTAGGTCTACAAGACTCTCGCGAAAACCGGAAAATAGCGCGGAAAATATTAAAACAAAAAGAAGCAGAAATTCTCACCGGGATTCATCCCATCATAAAGAAAGTCCACAGAAAATATTTATCCAATTCGTTTGAAGAATTTCTTTCCACAAAGAGAAATAGATCAGAAAGAACTATTGAGATGTATAATTATGTTCATGATAAATTTTTGAATTTTGCCGGCGATATTGAGTTGCACAAAGTAGATGAAGATTTAGTTGATGAATTTGAAAAGTTCATCAAGTTCAAAAAGGTAAAGAAGAAAAATGAAGAAGGAAAAGTTGTAGAAGAAGTAAGAGAGAAATCAAAGAACACAATTGAAATAATCTTTCGACATCTGCGGATCATCTTCGAGTATTATAAAAAGCAGCGATATGTAACTACAAATCCATTCCCAATAAAAGATAAAACACCCAAAAGAATAAATGTAATACCGGATTATGAGCTAGATGAAATCTTAACCAAACTTCGAGTGCATGACAGAGATCAATATAAAGCGATCAAGTTATTAGTCATGACCGGATTAAGAGCCGGAGAATTAATCAGATTGAAGCATGAAGATTTTGATTTAAAAAGAAAGATACTCTATGTCACAAACACAAAAGGACGGAGAGTTGATAAGATCCCTTTGCATCCGGAGCTAGAATTGTTTTATGAAATTAATTATAGTAAAGCGGAAAGATCTGGAAAGGTTGTACCATATCAGAGAATTGATTCGTTGAAATTCTTTAGAAGATTTTTGGAGAGAGAAGGATATCCCCATTATTCAATTCATGAGTTAAGAAAAACCTTTTTAACTCGGTTAGCGAATGATGGTGTTGATATCTATTATGTGCAGAAGATTGCGAGGCATAAGGACATAAAAACTACAGAAAGATACTATCTAAATGTCGACTTAAAAAGAATGGGAGAAGAGATAAGTCGTGTCATAAAGGGCACAGAAAAAGACACAACTAAGAGAAATCGTTTGAAATTAGTTAAAAAACGCAAGTAA
- a CDS encoding O-antigen ligase family protein: protein MKKFNKQYYLDFILAVIFIFTLGVTSISNNTLLNLTLKLVSVIFFSVMTVLRLKFIYDIKVKNVLQIFVTDLKIPFFKKLTAVFAITFLILSATLTYSYNASYGIWKLLNLVLVMFPFLFLVLINMNHKSAKLYEMFVKVTEIFLVTGSLLVFLIEPFDYLGMEYKLSLERWSHVVFGRVSGFLFLFYLLHLLLLKEKVTIYNLLIIAVSGYSIYLTGLRAAIVGLIIIIPSILIATFYFKREFIRIVKLAAVLVVVLVLGLLLNNTNESSERLGKISSIVTTGETDDGAVNARLDGWIVGWEMIVDSPILGRGIGGYNSDFKDYEIQKLIKYPHNLFIELVVELGLVGWVLSTFLIAIVLSMLWKYLANCRIDVPIGKHRDFAKNAQKGRDINFGIRSHFSILISAYFLVIFSLWLGMFSKDISSQSLLWVSLVVLSWKSNAMMMD, encoded by the coding sequence ATGAAAAAATTTAACAAACAATATTATCTAGATTTTATTCTAGCGGTAATTTTTATTTTTACTCTTGGTGTAACGAGTATCTCGAATAACACACTTCTTAATTTAACATTAAAATTAGTAAGTGTCATATTTTTTAGTGTGATGACCGTCCTAAGATTAAAATTTATCTATGATATTAAGGTCAAGAATGTATTGCAAATATTTGTCACCGACCTAAAAATTCCATTTTTCAAGAAATTAACAGCGGTTTTTGCGATAACATTTTTAATCTTATCAGCAACATTAACCTATTCATACAATGCGTCATACGGAATTTGGAAGCTCTTGAATTTAGTTTTAGTCATGTTCCCTTTTCTATTTTTGGTACTGATAAACATGAACCACAAATCCGCCAAGTTATATGAGATGTTTGTAAAGGTAACGGAAATATTTTTAGTCACAGGCAGCTTACTGGTATTTTTGATAGAGCCATTCGATTATTTGGGAATGGAATACAAGTTAAGTTTGGAAAGATGGAGTCACGTTGTATTTGGAAGGGTCAGCGGATTCTTATTTCTATTCTATCTTCTTCATTTACTATTGCTGAAAGAAAAGGTTACGATTTATAATTTATTAATAATTGCGGTGAGTGGTTACTCGATTTATTTAACGGGTTTACGTGCCGCAATTGTCGGATTAATCATAATCATTCCGTCGATATTGATAGCAACCTTTTATTTCAAAAGAGAATTTATAAGAATTGTGAAACTCGCAGCAGTGCTGGTAGTGGTTCTAGTATTAGGTTTGCTATTAAATAATACAAATGAATCATCCGAACGACTGGGAAAAATAAGCAGTATAGTCACTACCGGAGAGACTGATGACGGAGCGGTGAATGCAAGGTTGGATGGTTGGATTGTTGGATGGGAAATGATCGTCGACTCCCCTATTTTGGGCAGAGGCATCGGAGGGTACAATTCTGATTTTAAAGATTATGAGATACAGAAATTGATTAAGTATCCGCATAATTTATTTATTGAATTGGTGGTGGAGTTGGGGTTGGTTGGTTGGGTTTTATCAACATTTCTTATAGCGATCGTTTTGTCAATGCTGTGGAAATATTTAGCGAATTGCCGAATTGACGTCCCGATTGGGAAACATCGGGATTTCGCAAAAAACGCTCAAAAAGGGAGAGATATAAATTTTGGCATCAGGTCTCACTTCTCAATACTCATATCGGCTTATTTTCTAGTTATTTTCTCACTTTGGTTGGGGATGTTTTCGAAGGATATAAGTTCGCAGAGTTTGTTGTGGGTGAGTTTGGTTGTTCTTAGTTGGAAGTCAAATGCGATGATGATGGATTGA
- the wecB gene encoding UDP-N-acetylglucosamine 2-epimerase (non-hydrolyzing) — protein sequence MKIISVVGARPNFMKVAPLHRAFKNISNLTSHISNLKTDISHLICHTGQHYDEKMSKVFFDDLELPQPDFYLGVGSGSHAEQTAKIMIEFEKILLKEKPDLVIVVGDVNSTIACSLTAVKLHIKVAHVEAGLRSFDRLMPEEINRLLTDSISDYLFVTEKNGLENLKREGVDDSKVFFVGNTMIDSLAYYQSKADHSDVLLNYNLESHNHVLLTLHRPSNVDTKENLIELINFINQIADKRKIIFPIHPRTLNSINKHSLNHSINQSVVLCDPIGYIDFIALIKNAELIVTDSGGIQEESTYLGVQCITLRNSTERPITCEVGTNQLLGNDLPNALQASLDVLDGKIKKGTIPELWDGHAAERIVKIIVEKLSQ from the coding sequence TTGAAAATAATTTCAGTAGTTGGTGCTCGCCCAAATTTTATGAAAGTAGCACCACTTCACCGCGCATTCAAAAACATCTCAAATCTCACGTCTCATATCTCAAATCTCAAGACTGACATCTCGCATCTCATCTGCCATACCGGTCAACATTATGATGAAAAAATGTCTAAAGTATTTTTTGATGATCTCGAGTTACCGCAACCCGACTTTTACCTCGGAGTTGGAAGCGGCTCTCATGCCGAACAAACCGCTAAGATAATGATAGAGTTTGAGAAAATTTTACTAAAAGAAAAACCTGATTTAGTTATTGTAGTTGGTGACGTTAATTCAACAATTGCTTGTTCACTTACTGCGGTAAAACTTCATATTAAAGTTGCCCATGTGGAAGCCGGATTAAGAAGCTTCGATAGATTAATGCCCGAAGAAATAAATCGATTGTTAACCGATTCTATTTCAGATTATTTGTTCGTTACAGAGAAAAATGGACTCGAAAATTTGAAAAGGGAAGGGGTAGATGATTCAAAAGTTTTCTTTGTCGGTAATACGATGATCGACAGTCTCGCTTATTATCAATCTAAAGCGGATCACTCTGATGTATTACTTAATTATAATTTAGAATCGCATAATCATGTTTTATTAACTCTTCACCGCCCAAGTAATGTTGATACTAAAGAGAATTTAATAGAATTAATAAATTTCATAAATCAAATCGCGGATAAGAGAAAAATAATATTTCCGATACATCCACGTACTTTAAATAGTATCAATAAACATTCACTCAATCATTCAATCAACCAATCCGTGGTATTATGTGATCCTATCGGTTATATAGACTTTATAGCATTAATAAAAAATGCCGAGTTGATTGTAACTGATTCCGGTGGAATTCAAGAGGAATCAACTTATCTCGGTGTACAATGTATAACACTACGTAATTCTACGGAGCGACCAATCACTTGCGAAGTCGGGACCAACCAACTATTAGGAAATGATCTGCCAAATGCCCTGCAAGCTTCATTAGATGTATTGGACGGTAAAATCAAAAAAGGAACCATTCCGGAATTGTGGGATGGTCACGCAGCTGAGAGAATCGTCAAGATAATAGTAGAAAAATTATCCCAATAG
- a CDS encoding sugar transferase yields the protein MRTFLNIFVNLNIYTFSYYFIYYIRRDQLLPEQVYLEYFGVYISSWFIGSILSGKFTHRDQSFAKVSHTHITSIFIMVALISIAANVIDLQEISRIIVLGSLILAVLIEFAVLRFQTSSITRKENLIHFDFNITSFLRELILLVLSFTLCTFILYDAKFFSESNILILAGIFISWMIGAVFSLQFVSINRSISYIRLFWKYFKSYFILNVLSAFIVFSLRIELETQFFYMLAVLSYSISSWLVLTLIYLYRKPQSSDEIKYKILKATDATEIQKLENSFKEKSLYSLNDSQSNSSLFRNKLQSIYLKKFPEIFDFIARTINLNSIDELKSTVIRSSDPYNVEILPDKEMHLYINLHEVNDMRRLNQYFIEVNKRLVDGGLYISKIEPIRKRHQRFKESYPHYLAQIFYFFDFIWRRVFPKLPVLQKIYFSITKGRNRAISLAEGLGRLYYCGFEIINLWESGYYVYFIAKKIKEPSTDASPSYGPFFKMKRVGRHSQLIYVYKLRTMHPYAEYIQQFVFDTFGSSTGDKVNNDFRISYWGKIFRKFWIDEFPMLINLIKGDIKIVGVRPLSEHKFSIYPEDLQELRTKFKPGLIPPFYADLPESLEELLNSEKNYLESYFKNPLKTDIKYFFKAFNNIIFKNARSA from the coding sequence TTGAGAACCTTCCTAAATATTTTTGTTAACCTCAATATATATACTTTTTCGTATTATTTTATTTATTACATACGTAGAGATCAGCTTCTGCCTGAACAGGTTTATCTCGAGTACTTCGGTGTCTATATTTCAAGCTGGTTTATAGGATCTATTCTTTCCGGGAAATTTACTCATAGAGATCAATCATTCGCCAAAGTTTCGCATACCCATATTACATCTATCTTTATTATGGTTGCGCTGATATCAATCGCAGCTAATGTCATCGACCTTCAAGAAATTTCACGGATCATTGTTCTCGGCTCTTTAATTTTAGCCGTGCTAATTGAGTTTGCCGTACTCAGATTCCAAACCTCTTCTATTACACGCAAAGAAAATTTAATCCACTTTGATTTTAATATTACTTCCTTTCTTAGAGAATTAATTCTTCTGGTACTTTCTTTTACTCTTTGTACTTTCATTTTATATGATGCTAAATTTTTCAGTGAATCAAATATTCTAATTCTTGCCGGGATTTTTATTAGTTGGATGATCGGTGCCGTGTTTTCTCTTCAGTTCGTTTCTATTAACCGTTCTATAAGTTATATCCGTCTTTTCTGGAAATATTTTAAGTCCTATTTCATACTCAACGTTCTATCAGCATTTATTGTCTTCTCGCTGCGTATCGAATTGGAAACTCAATTCTTTTATATGTTGGCGGTTTTAAGTTATTCAATTTCATCATGGCTGGTTCTTACGCTAATCTATCTTTATCGTAAACCTCAATCTTCCGATGAAATTAAATATAAAATCTTAAAAGCAACAGATGCGACTGAAATTCAAAAATTAGAAAACAGCTTTAAGGAAAAGTCTCTTTATTCGCTGAATGATAGCCAAAGTAATTCTTCTTTGTTTAGAAATAAATTACAGTCAATTTACTTGAAGAAATTCCCGGAAATATTTGACTTCATCGCTAGGACTATCAACTTAAATAGTATCGATGAATTGAAATCAACGGTAATTAGATCAAGCGACCCGTATAATGTGGAGATTCTTCCTGATAAAGAAATGCATCTCTATATTAATTTGCACGAAGTAAACGATATGCGCAGACTTAATCAGTACTTCATTGAAGTTAATAAACGTCTGGTTGATGGGGGATTATATATTAGCAAAATTGAACCGATTAGAAAAAGACACCAACGCTTCAAGGAAAGTTATCCGCATTATCTCGCTCAAATATTTTATTTTTTTGATTTTATCTGGCGTCGCGTTTTCCCAAAACTTCCCGTTCTGCAAAAAATTTATTTCAGCATAACAAAAGGAAGAAATAGGGCTATCTCTCTTGCCGAAGGTTTAGGTCGTCTCTATTATTGCGGTTTCGAAATTATAAATCTTTGGGAATCCGGTTACTATGTTTACTTCATAGCGAAGAAAATTAAAGAACCTTCTACCGATGCAAGTCCTTCATACGGTCCATTTTTTAAAATGAAAAGAGTCGGTAGACATTCTCAGCTCATATATGTTTATAAATTGCGCACAATGCATCCTTATGCAGAGTATATTCAACAATTTGTTTTTGATACTTTCGGTTCATCTACTGGTGACAAAGTTAATAATGATTTTAGAATTTCTTATTGGGGTAAAATATTCCGTAAATTTTGGATTGATGAATTTCCAATGCTGATTAATCTGATAAAAGGGGATATAAAAATTGTTGGTGTTCGTCCACTGAGTGAGCACAAATTCTCAATATACCCTGAAGATCTTCAAGAATTAAGAACTAAATTCAAACCGGGCCTAATCCCACCATTCTATGCCGATCTGCCCGAAAGTTTAGAGGAGTTATTAAATTCTGAAAAAAATTATCTTGAAAGTTATTTTAAGAATCCGCTCAAAACAGACATTAAATATTTTTTCAAAGCTTTCAACAATATTATTTTCAAAAATGCCCGTAGTGCTTAG
- a CDS encoding very short patch repair endonuclease has protein sequence MDNLTLEQRKKNMQNIRSKGTKPERVFAKALLQRKVYFSQHPKSIEGKPDFVFRRKKIVVFVDSDFWHGHPESYVRPKTNTEYWDNKVNRNRERDKKVNRILRDQGWKVIRVWEYDIKNNFEKVFTKLLKQLNKN, from the coding sequence GTGGATAATCTTACACTAGAACAACGAAAAAAAAATATGCAAAACATTCGTTCTAAGGGCACAAAACCAGAACGAGTATTTGCAAAAGCATTACTACAAAGAAAAGTATATTTCTCACAACATCCAAAAAGCATTGAAGGCAAACCAGATTTTGTTTTTAGAAGGAAAAAAATTGTTGTTTTTGTAGATTCAGATTTCTGGCATGGACATCCAGAAAGTTACGTACGACCTAAAACGAACACTGAATATTGGGATAACAAAGTTAATCGTAATAGAGAAAGAGACAAAAAAGTTAATCGGATTCTTCGGGATCAAGGATGGAAAGTGATTAGAGTATGGGAATACGATATAAAAAATAATTTTGAAAAAGTGTTTACAAAATTATTAAAGCAACTAAATAAAAATTAG